The sequence GGCCTGGCCAGCGACCACATCAGCGGCAAGCAACAGCGAACAGCGAGTGGCTCACAGCAAGCGGCATCACCGTCTCTCCTCGATTCTCTTTGTCCTCTGACTCAATTCCCAATCCGGCAGGGGGCTGGTGATCCGAGGCGAAGCCGGCGAGTGAGTCTCAGCAGAGGCGGCAACGCAGAAGCAAAGTGAGAGAAGAGCGACAGTCCGGCAGCGACATGCTGGGGACGCAGAGCCCGTCTTCGCCCGCGCCAGGCATTCTTATGGAGGGTTTCGACCAAGCGAGGCAGCACCCGCGACGCAAGAGGAAGGCCGAGTCGCAGGACAACGAGCGGCTCTCCAAGCGACTCAGCCTGCTGAATATTGGTCAGTATACTTTATTGATTGTTTCTActgctcttttcccttcttttttttttcccttcatGCGCGGTCCCGCCATTCAATGCAGTGCAAGACTGCCTCGATAGTGGCGGCCAACTGCGCATGTCACCCACCACATGCACATCGCCGAGGCATGATTAGCTAACGTGCCGACCTCGCAGAACAAGACGGCTCCAAACTCTACGTCCCCGTCGAGACACCATCGGCCAATGCTAATGCAGCCGCAACTTCATCGACTAGACGTGCAAAGGCGGCGAAATCACAGAGCAGCGATGAGACGATGCAACTGGACGACTCCAAGCACAAGGTGTACATCTACGACCTGGATGCCGAGCTCTCCTCCGACAGCGACAACGACGAGGGCAAGTTAATCTTCTTGCCGGATATCCAGAAGCACCTCAAGGAGAACCGTATTCCCAGACAAATTCTTGCAAACGACGAGGGTGAGCTGGCTGGCATGCAGCTGGTCCTCTATAGCGACCCCAAGTCCATATCCGTACCAGAATCGCAAGACGGCGTGCGAAGGGCCATCATTGAAGCCCGCCGGCGAGCAAGAGATAGACAGAAGAATCCAGATACTAGCGAGATGCACAACAATACCATGGCGTCAGAGACAACGACTGAAACGATGTCGCACGTCGACCCTGCGCCGGCCAATGCTTTCCCCATAAACGATGCGTGCGATGACATGGATATTGATTGATGTGTTCAAGATGACCGATTTACAGCCAAAAGTACAGAGCAGCGCTATACGTGCAATATACCCGGAGCATAAAATTTGggagtttttgttttctttttatttgtttcCTTATTTTTTCCAGctggcttctctcttttttagGATTTTCTGCGTTTCTTATCTATTCCGTCACTGCCAACTTACTCTTTCTAGGTGCTCAAGCATCAAGACCGACATGGAATATCGTCGCCTGCACATTGTcactacctaggtatacaTAGAGCATGATCTCAACTAAATATGTAACCCTTTGCCATTACGAAAGTTTTACGAGTAATTTGCCATCTCCAATATGAATGCCGCTGGATGACCTGTTCTTTGAAGCCAAATATTCTTCGCTTTCGTCATCATATTTATCTCGTCGCAGCTGCAGGAGGCGGTCCCAGAGGTATGTCATAATAATCTGGTGCAGGGTTTGCTTCGGCCTCTCGTCTGGTAGGCTCTCGCGCGTAATCGACCTTTTCTGGATCTGTATGGCCCGAGTACATGGGAAATTTGGCTGGATCGTATACCGGTGGAGGAGCCGTGGTGCCCATGTAGTAGCCACCCATCGGATTGTTTGTCTGCGGAACCCATCCGTTTGTCtgttgagcagcagctggctgcCTCGGCGTTCTGACCAAGAACTATTCAAGATCCATTAGTATAGGTGTGCAGGCGATAACACATGACGATGCCAACACTCACTCTGTGATATCTCAGCGGTGGCAGGCCCTTTTTGACTCTCGATCTCAGATGGAGCCAGCTCGTCAAGAGGAATAACAAGATCAACACTACGACACCTGCCATGATAGACCATTTCACGATGAATGCTTGCTGTTGCGTTTGTCAATGGCTTGTCCAATCTATCAGAAGCCGGACCACCTACTTTGCTGTAGCGCCATGGGATGATTTCATTATCCTCCCTCACGAAGCCAAAAGGCACATCGTCGTCTCGCGCTTTCAGCGCCATGAATCCAATACTCGGCATCTTGACGATTGTTTTTCTTGAATCAGAGGAGATTATATTCTGGGCGCCAAAATgatggaagaagcaagagagagagagaggtggaaaaaaaaaattaaaaagaaaaacaagatAAAAAGAGATTAACAGAGCGGTCAAGCACCAGGCTATCAAGCAGAAAGAGCAACTTcaaaaaagggagagggaaagaagggaaTACAGCAGTGAACAAGAAATGCCCAGCATTTGTTGCTGCAATAGGAACAAAAAAATGTCTTGGAACTAGCAGGCGGCCcttgtatttattaaactgcccatctttattttattaagcaaaTACCTACAGTAATTAAATGAACAAGTACATAAATAGCATTAATCGGCCATTGCTGCCGACGCACGTAACGGCGTGGCTGTGCCTTGGCATTCTGCGGCAGATCGTGTAGCAAAGCGTTTCCGAGCGTGTTTCACCGAGACGAAATGGAACTCCTTGGTTGTGCATCATTCCCGCTTGCGCCGGGTTGATCTGCCGGGCTGCCTCACTGCCAtctcttattattatttttttctctgggaTTCCTGATAATCTATTTTCATGCACAGTGCTGAGCCGATAAGCCATGCATTATCGTAGTGGGAATTGTCCAAACGGTCTCTTGCACGCATTGCGTCTCTCTCCCGCGGTGGATGATCGTGGTGTGTGGAGGAGAGACATGCCAAAGTGGTGGGCCTGCCGATAAACATCGCCACAGCCATGGTAAGGCATTGCCAATAGTACTAGCAAACCAAGCAAACGGTACGGAGTGTACTTGATCAAGAGCAAACAAAGCCATGCGTCATTCATGTACATGGAGGGCACAATGCCGTCGATGTGGATCCTGAAGGCACACGCGGTTCACCAAGGGGTGACATTGATATTATGATAGTCGGTGATACTTCAAggcctactaggtactaggtagtagggAGCCAAACAGCCAATCTAGTTTTCGCTGGGGAAAGCCTTGTCACCAAGTGTTCAATTTGCtcaatttctttattattcaCTGTGTTTAACGGACAAGCCAATCTGGGCTAGACCTTGCTTCCATCATCAGCCTGCTCTCCTTTCCATGGGAAAGTCACATTCTGCCATGGATGACTCAACCCAACATCAACCAACCATCTAATGCGCCTCGACAGCTGTAGAGGCCGCATTAGTCACCGGCCTCGGCGCATCACGAAGCGCCTGCTTCTGCGCCGCCAGCGCCTGCTCTTCGCGGATCGACTTCAGAATCTCCGGGTACCAGCGCTCCCCCACATCCGGATGGCTCTTGACCCTGTTCCGCAGCGTCGCCTCGCCCAAGGTGCTGGCCACGGCGCCGCTGCGGAACGTGAACTCGACGTCGTCGATGCGCCCGCCGCTCTTTTCCACaatcctctgcctctgctgcctgaTGTCCTCGGGCACGCGGCCGACGCCGACCGTCTCGAGCTCTTCAAAGGTGGCGTCCAGCTTGACGCCCTGGAAGAAGGGGATGCTGAAGCGGGCGCCGGTGCCGGATTCTGGCGACAGCACGCGATGCGTCGTTGACACGCAGACGCCCTGCGTCAGGGCTTCCATGCCCTGGCCAATGGCCACCACGAGCGTCCTGTCGATGGGCGCGGCGTCAATCCATTCGCCCTGGACGTTCTGCACCTGCAGCCCGCGGTGGTTTGTGGCCTGGAGCAGGTAGCTCGTCAGCATGCTGTCCTTGTGAGGCCCGACGCCCTGGCCCTGCACGCCCGCCGGCAGTCCCAGCTCTGCCAGGTCCGGGTACTTGATGATCTTGAGCTTGTGCTGCGGTTCCGCCTCGACGTACTTCTCAAAGGCGTCCCTCGGcagcttgatggcctcggcAATCAGCGAGGTGAAGTACATGGTGATTTCGCCCATCTGGCGCATGTACTCGGTGTAAGTGCTGCGGAACTTTGGCGCGCTCTCCTCCGAAGGCCACTGGTTGGGGCCGAGCAGGTTGTAGTACGCCGGCGCGCCCGGGCCTGGGAGGACGTGCTCGGTTGAGAGATCAATCTGCTCTCTGTGATCTACGGCTCCGGCTGTGATTTCTGCGGATAGCTGGGAGTAGCCTAGGAAGGATGGCGCATTCTTCATTTCAATCTTGAGCCTATAATCGCTTTAGCAAGCAAGATTCTTATCGAGTCAAAGGCCACAGCcagcatatacatatatatgtgtgtatttGTGCATATGACGCGTATGAGTACTTGAAAGGGGAATTCAATGCAAGGATGCTTAAATCATACTTTTCTTCCTGGGGAATGTCAAAGAAGCTTTTACCCTCCTTGATGACTTCGTCCCATAGCTCATCTGAAATGCCCACATTCTTGAGATACAAGAAGCCAACCTCCATGAGTGCATTGCGAAGCTGGTCAAGGAACTCAGGCTTGGTGGCCGGGTCCCTGGACAGCTCCAGGTCGAGGATGGGGATGGACGTAAACGACATGACGCTTGCTGTATGGCAGATGACGAGGCCAGAGACGTAT comes from Trichoderma asperellum chromosome 3, complete sequence and encodes:
- a CDS encoding uncharacterized protein (EggNog:ENOG41), whose product is MLGTQSPSSPAPGILMEGFDQARQHPRRKRKAESQDNERLSKRLSLLNIEQDGSKLYVPVETPSANANAAATSSTRRAKAAKSQSSDETMQLDDSKHKVYIYDLDAELSSDSDNDEGKLIFLPDIQKHLKENRIPRQILANDEGELAGMQLVLYSDPKSISVPESQDGVRRAIIEARRRARDRQKNPDTSEMHNNTMASETTTETMSHVDPAPANAFPINDACDDMDID
- a CDS encoding uncharacterized protein (EggNog:ENOG41~TransMembrane:1 (o38-60i)), producing the protein MPSIGFMALKARDDDVPFGFVREDNEIIPWRYSKQAFIVKWSIMAGVVVLILLFLLTSWLHLRSRVKKGLPPLRYHRFLVRTPRQPAAAQQTNGWVPQTNNPMGGYYMGTTAPPPVYDPAKFPMYSGHTDPEKVDYAREPTRREAEANPAPDYYDIPLGPPPAAATR
- a CDS encoding uncharacterized protein (EggNog:ENOG41); this encodes MSFTSIPILDLELSRDPATKPEFLDQLRNALMEVGFLYLKNVGISDELWDEVIKEGKSFFDIPQEEKLKIEMKNAPSFLGYSQLSAEITAGAVDHREQIDLSTEHVLPGPGAPAYYNLLGPNQWPSEESAPKFRSTYTEYMRQMGEITMYFTSLIAEAIKLPRDAFEKYVEAEPQHKLKIIKYPDLAELGLPAGVQGQGVGPHKDSMLTSYLLQATNHRGLQVQNVQGEWIDAAPIDRTLVVAIGQGMEALTQGVCVSTTHRVLSPESGTGARFSIPFFQGVKLDATFEELETVGVGRVPEDIRQQRQRIVEKSGGRIDDVEFTFRSGAVASTLGEATLRNRVKSHPDVGERWYPEILKSIREEQALAAQKQALRDAPRPVTNAASTAVEAH